One window from the genome of Acinetobacter sp. LoGeW2-3 encodes:
- a CDS encoding META and DUF4377 domain-containing protein, protein MKLKYLILALLPLSLAACQSNDVQKVGDLAVSVLQQQNAANTLSAYEWHIDTGAQEHMVLSFHDENRFSVITSCNSLGGSWKINAGQLETGTLISTMKACDTNAMQQEKLAGEIFDDARIPFSLDTSDAQTPVLTLTVNGKAYVFTGKMTPENKYKSEAEIIFLEISPETKACTGVAQQTCLQVREIKYNEQGLKTQVDQDWTLFYDQIEGFQHSPNERQVIRVKRFEIKNPAADQSKYAYIFDMAVEREAVKGSL, encoded by the coding sequence ATGAAATTAAAATATTTAATTCTTGCTTTACTTCCTTTGAGCCTTGCAGCTTGTCAGTCGAATGATGTCCAAAAAGTAGGAGATCTTGCCGTGTCCGTATTACAGCAACAAAATGCCGCCAATACCTTGAGTGCTTATGAATGGCACATTGATACCGGCGCACAAGAACATATGGTGCTGAGCTTCCATGATGAGAATCGTTTTAGCGTTATCACCAGTTGCAATAGTCTGGGTGGCAGCTGGAAGATTAATGCCGGTCAGCTAGAAACTGGCACCTTAATCTCTACCATGAAGGCTTGCGATACCAATGCCATGCAACAGGAAAAGCTGGCAGGTGAGATTTTTGATGATGCCCGTATTCCGTTCAGCTTAGATACCAGTGATGCTCAGACTCCAGTCTTAACCTTGACAGTAAACGGAAAGGCTTATGTATTCACAGGCAAGATGACGCCAGAAAATAAATATAAGAGCGAAGCTGAAATCATTTTCCTGGAAATTTCTCCAGAAACTAAAGCTTGTACCGGTGTTGCTCAGCAAACCTGCTTACAGGTAAGAGAAATTAAATACAATGAACAAGGTTTAAAAACTCAGGTAGATCAAGACTGGACCTTGTTTTATGACCAGATTGAAGGTTTCCAGCATAGCCCGAATGAACGTCAGGTGATTCGTGTGAAACGCTTCGAAATCAAGAATCCGGCAGCCGATCAATCTAAATATGCGTATATCTTTGATATGGCAGTCGAGCGTGAAGCAGTAAAAGGTTCACTATAA
- a CDS encoding dioxygenase, which produces MNLQTLPGLFISHGSPMLALNPEQVGPALERLSVNLPRPEAIIVMSAHWESNALEVNTGIRPETWHDFRGFPPQLYQLRYPAPGRPELAEQILGLLSEAGFSAYANNSRPRDHGVWMPLLHMYPDADIPVVEISLPMNMTAHDIYKIGQTLAPLREQQVLLIGSGSITHNLRELDRTGQSNVVPEWASTFRNHVVSKLTHSDYEAVLDWPSIPYLERNHPTLEHFAPIFFSMGTGTRFSLVHSSFSMGSLGMDIYRFD; this is translated from the coding sequence ATGAATTTACAAACGCTTCCCGGCCTGTTTATCTCCCATGGCTCCCCAATGCTGGCCCTTAACCCTGAACAGGTGGGTCCAGCACTGGAGCGTTTGAGTGTCAATCTGCCACGTCCAGAAGCCATCATTGTGATGTCTGCTCACTGGGAAAGTAATGCCCTGGAAGTAAATACAGGCATTCGTCCAGAAACCTGGCATGATTTCCGTGGCTTCCCACCTCAGTTATACCAGCTACGCTACCCAGCACCGGGAAGACCGGAACTGGCTGAGCAGATTCTTGGCTTACTGTCTGAAGCAGGCTTTAGTGCCTATGCCAATAATTCACGCCCACGTGATCACGGCGTATGGATGCCATTGCTGCACATGTATCCAGATGCAGATATACCGGTGGTGGAAATTTCCCTGCCGATGAACATGACTGCGCATGATATTTATAAAATTGGTCAGACGCTGGCCCCCCTACGTGAGCAGCAAGTTCTACTGATTGGTTCAGGCAGTATTACCCATAACCTGCGTGAACTAGATCGTACTGGGCAATCCAATGTTGTGCCAGAATGGGCATCGACCTTCCGTAATCATGTGGTGAGCAAACTGACTCATAGCGACTATGAAGCAGTCCTGGATTGGCCAAGCATTCCTTACTTAGAACGTAACCATCCAACACTGGAACACTTTGCGCCGATCTTCTTTTCAATGGGAACCGGCACCCGTTTCAGTCTAGTGCATAGCAGCTTTAGCATGGGTTCACTTGGTATGGATATCTACCGTTTTGACTAA
- the gdhA gene encoding NADP-specific glutamate dehydrogenase, with protein sequence MKYNTLNEFLDYVKTRDAHQPEFLQAVEEVMTSLWPFIEKNPQYAAHGLLERLVEPERAIQFRVAWVDDQGQTQVNRAFRVQYNSAIGPFKGGMRFHPSVNLSILKFLGFEQTFKNALTTLPMGGGKGGSDFDPKGKSEGEIMRFCQALIIELYRHLGSNTDIPAGDIGVGGREVGYMAGMMKKLSNDTSCVFTGKGLTFGGSLARPEATGYGTVYFAEEMLKTRGDSFKDKVVTISGSGNVAQYAAEKAMFLGAKVVSLSDSAGTVYIKDGLTEELLAEVMELKNVKRGRISEFASKHGFEYLEGQRPWGIKCDIALPCATQNELDADDADKLLANGAICVAEGANMPSTLGAVEKFVEAKILYAPGKASNAGGVATSGLEMSQNALRLGWTFEEVDERLHAIMKEIHRNCVKYGTKEDGTVNYVDGANIAGFVKVADAMLSQGVF encoded by the coding sequence TTGAAATACAACACACTTAATGAGTTCCTAGATTACGTTAAAACACGTGATGCACATCAACCAGAATTTCTTCAAGCTGTAGAAGAAGTGATGACAAGCTTGTGGCCGTTCATTGAAAAGAACCCACAATATGCAGCTCACGGTTTACTAGAACGTCTAGTTGAACCAGAGCGTGCGATTCAGTTCCGTGTAGCTTGGGTAGATGACCAAGGTCAAACACAAGTAAACCGTGCGTTCCGCGTACAGTACAACTCAGCGATTGGTCCATTTAAAGGTGGTATGCGTTTCCACCCATCTGTGAACCTTTCAATCCTGAAATTCTTGGGCTTTGAACAAACTTTCAAAAATGCTTTGACTACATTGCCTATGGGCGGTGGTAAAGGTGGTTCTGACTTTGACCCTAAAGGCAAGTCAGAAGGCGAAATCATGCGTTTCTGCCAAGCGTTAATCATCGAGCTTTACCGTCACCTTGGTTCTAATACTGATATCCCTGCAGGCGACATCGGTGTAGGTGGTCGTGAAGTTGGCTACATGGCCGGCATGATGAAAAAATTGAGCAATGACACTTCATGTGTATTCACTGGTAAAGGTTTGACTTTCGGTGGTTCATTGGCTCGTCCTGAAGCAACTGGTTACGGTACTGTGTATTTCGCTGAGGAAATGCTGAAAACTCGTGGCGACAGCTTCAAAGATAAAGTTGTGACTATCTCTGGTTCTGGTAACGTTGCGCAATATGCTGCTGAAAAAGCAATGTTCCTAGGTGCTAAAGTTGTTTCTCTTTCTGACTCTGCTGGTACTGTTTATATTAAAGACGGTCTGACAGAAGAACTTCTTGCTGAAGTGATGGAATTGAAAAACGTTAAACGTGGTCGTATCTCTGAATTCGCGTCTAAACACGGTTTTGAATACCTTGAAGGCCAACGTCCTTGGGGCATTAAGTGTGATATCGCGCTTCCATGTGCAACTCAAAACGAATTAGATGCAGATGATGCTGACAAACTTCTTGCAAACGGTGCAATCTGTGTTGCTGAAGGTGCAAACATGCCATCTACTCTAGGTGCTGTTGAGAAATTCGTTGAAGCGAAAATCCTTTACGCTCCAGGTAAAGCATCTAACGCGGGTGGTGTAGCAACTTCTGGTCTTGAAATGTCTCAAAATGCATTGCGTCTTGGCTGGACTTTCGAAGAAGTTGACGAACGTCTTCACGCGATCATGAAAGAAATTCACCGCAACTGCGTAAAATACGGTACTAAAGAAGACGGTACTGTAAACTACGTAGACGGTGCAAACATTGCTGGCTTCGTAAAAGTTGCTGATGCAATGCTTTCTCAAGGCGTATTCTAA
- the rlmH gene encoding 23S rRNA (pseudouridine(1915)-N(3))-methyltransferase RlmH, with translation MKIRILTIGQKMPAWVLTGFEDYFKRIQPFVQTQIIELPMAKRGKNDSEADILKYRNIEGDSILNALKPNETLIALEVGGREFSTEKLAETMKGWMLEGNDVALAIGGPDGHSEAVRKAAAWHWSLSKLTLPHPLVRVMLIEQLYRAMSINHNHPYHRAG, from the coding sequence ATGAAAATCCGTATTCTGACCATTGGTCAAAAAATGCCAGCCTGGGTACTCACTGGTTTTGAAGATTACTTCAAGCGCATACAGCCATTTGTTCAAACGCAAATTATTGAACTGCCGATGGCGAAACGTGGTAAGAATGATTCAGAAGCCGACATCCTGAAATATCGTAATATCGAAGGTGACAGCATCCTGAATGCACTCAAGCCCAATGAAACCCTGATTGCACTTGAAGTCGGTGGCCGTGAATTCAGTACCGAAAAACTGGCTGAAACCATGAAAGGCTGGATGCTGGAAGGTAATGATGTGGCTTTAGCCATTGGCGGACCGGATGGTCACTCTGAAGCAGTACGTAAGGCAGCGGCTTGGCACTGGTCACTTTCCAAACTAACCTTGCCGCATCCTCTGGTCCGTGTCATGCTGATTGAACAGTTGTACCGTGCTATGAGCATTAATCACAATCATCCGTATCACCGTGCGGGTTAA